From Campylobacter pinnipediorum subsp. caledonicus:
CTTTGAGCTATCATATCTTGACAGAGAATTATTTACAGCACTTCTTAAATCATCATCGTTTTTAACATTGCTAAATTCATCTTTATAGTCTTTTCCATAGCCTAATGCACCGCTTACACCTTTAACCCCAAGTTCTGCTATATTTTTCATAGGGCTTATAAATGGTAGGTCTAATTCTAAGGGCTTATCTTCTGCCTCGATATTAGGTTTAAACCCTTTTAATTTTTCCAAATGCTTTTTTATACTATTTCTTGCTACATTTTCATCAATTAAGCCATTCATATTAATACCTTTTTATGTTTTTTATTTGGGATTTTGTTTTTTTATGTTCGCTTTTTGTATTTTCCATAGTTACGGGGTCTATCCCTGTTAAATCCTTTATCCTAGTTAAAATTGCTGGTATATTATCTAGTTCTGCTTGAAAATCATCGCTATAAGTGCCATTTGGTAGGGTTTTAGCCATTGATTGTAATTCAGAATTAAGCTCACCGCTTAAGACTGCTAAAGATGATAAGAAGTTATTTGTAGATGGGTCACCAAACTTTGGTAAAATTCTGTCCATTGCCTCAGCTACCTTATCACTTCTCGCTCCTTTTGCAAATCTTGTATATAGTGCATTTAACTTATTTTTTAAAGCAGTAGCCTCAATATCATCACTATTTAAGAATTGTTTTATCGCGTTTATAGGCTTGTTTGCTCCAAAAAAACCGGTATGATTACTAGCTCCTTTTTCTATCATTCCGACGATTGTGCCTAACTCTTTTAAGGCTGTTAGATTTGTCGCCATAGCTTTTGCATTCTTAGAACTTGCTATAATATTATTTCTATTAAATAATCCCCCTTTGCCTGTGCTTTCAAGCCTTATATAGTTATCTAAAGTTTGCGGGTCTAAATTCTCAATAGGCGCTCCATATTTTGCTGACAATGCGTTTCTTGCTCTTTTGTTTCCTAAAACATAGCTTTTAACTGCTGAAAAATTAGCCTCATCTTGTTGTGCTTGTGCGTTGCTTTCTTTTATTTTTCTTATGTATTCGTATGGATTTGTGTTAAACCCTGTCCCTAATGAGGCTATTTGTGTTTTTACAAGGGTATTAACTGCTCCGTTTATTTGGTCATCTGTATACCCTTGCTGTTTTAATCGCTCCCTAGTCTTGCTAAGCCCCTCTTGTGATATTCCAAGAGTTTTAGCAACATCTGGGACCTCTTTATTTAACCAATCTGCTTGTGAATTGGCGAGTATATTTTCAGTATTGATTTTCTCTTGTTTTTCTTGCTGGTCTGCAAACATTTTCGCATAAGCAATATCTTTATTTGCTTTAAACTCATTCCACCTAGTCCATAGGCTTTTATCTCTGTAGTCTTTTGTGTTTGCAAATTCATCTTGTTTTAAAGCATAATCTTTATTCCAATGGTCGTTTTCTACATTAAACTTATTTTGTTTAAAATCACGGTCAAACGCGTTATCGGTGATTGTTTCTTGTAATGTTTTGTTGCTTAAATCCTCACTTGCTACATTATGCCTTTTATCCTCATCAAGCTTCATTTGTGTTTGATTTTTTGCAACATTATGCTTATAAATATCCCATAAACCACCACCTATATCACCTGTTGCTTCTATCCTCATTCGTGATGGATTGAAATCCACCACTTTAGGGTTATAAAATGCCATAAGGTTTCCTCTCCTCGTCATCTTTCCTTGCTAAAAGGCTAGTGTTCCACGCGTTTGCTAAGTTATTTTGTGCTGTATTTTCTTTATTTAGAGACCTATTAGCTAACATTTTATTATAGTCCCATTGCTCTTTCATAAGCTTATTATTCGCCCTATTTGCTTTATATTTTGAGTAACTATCGTAAATGTTTCCAGCTGTTCCAAGTGCTGTTAAAAAGTTGCTAGTTCCATCTTTTCCACTACCGCTTAGCCACTCTTTTACACTTCCAAAATTATCGCCTATAGTTTTTCCTGCATTTCCTAAAAACTCAAAAAAGCCCATCATAGCCCCCTTAACAACTCTTCGCCTATATCAACATTTGAAACACTTTCTCCCCTTTTAATTCGCTCAAATGTATCACTCTTTGCTGTTGCTCCGTTTGTGCCTATAATATCATCTGGTGTTTCTTTTGGAGTAGCTGTATTTAGCATTGCTTTTGCTACTATTTTCCAACCCTTGTAGTCTTCACCAAGTAGGTCAATTACTCCGTTTTCTTCAGCAAACTTTCCTAAATCTTCCGGCTTAATTGTAGGAAACTCTTTTTCAAACATATTGATATTTTGGTTAAATAGCTCTTGTTTTCGGGCTTGTTCCATCATCTGCTCTTGTTGTGCTTTAAACGCTTGTAACTCTTGCATTTTCTGGTTGTAATCAGACAATCCCAACTCTTTTAACAACGTTTCTCTTTCAAGTTCAGCTGGTGTTGGCTCTGCTTGTTGCTGTGATTGTTCTTGTGCTTGTTGTTCTTGTGCCTCTTGCTCGTTTAAAGCTTGTGCTAAAGCGTTCTTAATATCATCAGGATTTAGCCCTTTTTGCTCTTGTGCCTCTTGCTTTGTTTCTTCTTTACTTTCTTGCCCTTGCTCTTGTGCCTCTTGCCCTTGCTCTTGTGTCTCTTGAACTTCGCTATCGCCCACTAATTCATTTACTAAACTTGCTAATGCCTCATTCTCTGTCATCTTTATACTCCTTAATTGTTTGTATTAAATTTAAAATGTGTTTTTGCTTTTCTATTGCTAAAATTCTTGTCCTATCATCATTTGATGAGTTGTTAAAAGTTGCTTGTGCTTCATATAGCAAACTCATCAGTTGCTCCAATATCGCCCGTGTCAGGGGGTTGTAATATTGGGAGATTTCCTTGTTCGCTAATAGCTCCTGCTCCAATATCGCTAGTTCCTGCTCCCTTGTTAATAACATCTTGTAAGCTCTCTTCCTTTCCTAGAAATTCATCAGTATTCTTAACACCATACAACGGTAAAAGCATTCTGATAATCTTGTATGATTCCCCTACAACATTTATAAAAGTTCTACATTCTCAAATCATACTTTTATAAATTGTTTAAACAATGTAAAATGATGATAACTCGCTGTTAATAATTCAAGTGCTTTGACACTGTTGGGAAGATTTTAGCGATTATCATCGTTTTTGTTACTGATTAAAATCTTAGTAAGTTTAATTAAAACTCTACTGAATACAAGAAAAGTAACAAGAACTAAATTAAATTTTACATTCAAAAAAGGATTCACACATGAAAAAATGTTATTTTTGTGGAGTTGATGTATCCAAAAATACTTTGGATTTATGTTTTTTAACAAACAACGATAATATAAAACCTAAATATGAAAAATTACCAAACAATAAAGAAGTATTAAAAGCTTATTTTAATTCATTTATCAGTGATGATATACTTGTAGTATTAGAATATACAAACAATTATCATATAGCATTGCAAGAAGCATTAAGCGAATTAAAAATAAAATACTCAGTACTTAACCCAAACAAAACATCACACTTTTTAAAACACCTAACCCATATAAAATCAGATTTAACAGATAGCTATGGACTTGCTTTATATTGTAAAATGTTTAAGTCCTATATAAACCCATCTAAATATAATAAAGAATATATATTAATTAAAAGCTATAACACTACAAGCGAGCTTTTATCAAAGATAACAACTCAATTAAAAAATCTAAAAAAATCACAATCTTTAACTTATGATAAAGACATAGAAATAATAGTTAAAGATTTAATAAAACATATAGATAGTATAAAAGAAAAACTTAACAATATAGCTTTTGAACTACTAAAGCAATACATACCACAAACCGAGCAAATTATAAAAGATAGCAAAGGAATAGGTAAAGATTTAGCTTTAAAACTATTCCCACAGCTACATTTTAACAGATTTAAAAATGCAAAAGAATTTATCTCTTTTATTGGCTTATCGCCTAGAATTTATGAATCGGGTACAAGTGTTAAAAAAACTAAAAAAATAAATAAAATTGGAAGCAGCACAATAAGAAAAGCTTTATTTATGTCTGCTTTATCTTGTATCAGATTTAACGATAAATTTAAAACAAGATATAACAGGTTAATAGATAGTGGAAAAAATAAAAAAGTTGCTATTGTTGCAGTAATGTGTGCGATAGTCCGATTTTTAAAAAGTTATTTTAAAAATGAAACAAATACCTATAAATTTAACACAGTTTAAAATTTTAAAATCTGTGCTTAATAACTTTAATAACAAAAGGAGTATTACAAGACAAGATATATTAAACACTACAGACATATCAAAAGATAATTTAAGTAAAACAATTAAAAATGGTTATTTGTTAGAAAACAAATTAAACAAACATTTAAACAGTTTATAAAAGGATGACACAATGGCAAAAGCTACAGAAGCTTTATTGAACACAGAAAAAGAGCAAGAGATAAAAAATATATGGAATGCTTTAAATCAGAATAACGACTTATTCGAACAAAAGATTAAAGTAACAGGTTTAAAACTTCAAGAAGGTAAGGAAAAAATAGATAAAGATGGTAACATCTTAACAGATGAGTTTGGAGAGCCGCAAAAATGGGATAACACTTATCGTTTAAGCTATGTATCTTTAAATAGTGGTGGCGAACACTCAACAAGAATAACACAAGAACAATATTTAAATTTAAAACTTGATGAAGTATACATCGCTTCTGGCTCTATAAAATACGTATTATACAAAGACGCATATAACACAACCCCGACCGTGGTATTTGAAAAATTTACCCCAGCTAGCGAGTTGTTTGTAACGGCAATGTTAAAACTTGAAGGTTTAAAAAAGTAGCGCAAGCCCTGATTTTATAGGGCTTTAAACAAAAGTAAGTGCCTAGACTATCAGTACCTCACACCGTTACAAGCCCCTTTAGATAAAAAAAGAAAGGACAAAAAAATGAAAACAACAATTTTTAATTCAGATATTGAAAACATATCATCTTTAGCCAATAATAATAAACATACAATGTCTATAGCCAAAGATATAGCAAATGTTATAAATGAAATAGATAGTTCTGTTTTTGTTAATAATTTAATCTTTCTCTTAAATGATGAGCAAAAAGAGCATTTTTTATATCACTTAAAACACTCTATCATAGAAAGTAAAACAAAATGATTTTTGATAGCCTAAATTTTAACATTGTTCACCAAGGTATTGATACTTTAGTTTTAGGTATTCGTTGCAATGATGAAGAATACTACAAAAATGAGTATTCTGAGTTTATATCAAAAATTTACGATTTAAAAAATCAAG
This genomic window contains:
- a CDS encoding transposase, with protein sequence MKKCYFCGVDVSKNTLDLCFLTNNDNIKPKYEKLPNNKEVLKAYFNSFISDDILVVLEYTNNYHIALQEALSELKIKYSVLNPNKTSHFLKHLTHIKSDLTDSYGLALYCKMFKSYINPSKYNKEYILIKSYNTTSELLSKITTQLKNLKKSQSLTYDKDIEIIVKDLIKHIDSIKEKLNNIAFELLKQYIPQTEQIIKDSKGIGKDLALKLFPQLHFNRFKNAKEFISFIGLSPRIYESGTSVKKTKKINKIGSSTIRKALFMSALSCIRFNDKFKTRYNRLIDSGKNKKVAIVAVMCAIVRFLKSYFKNETNTYKFNTV